TCGACGGCATGGTGTGCCTCACCTCCTGCGACAAGACGGTGCCGGGCCAGCTCATGGCGGCGGCGCGGCTCAACATCCCGACGCTGCTGGTGCCCTGCGGCTACCAGCCCAGCGGCGAGTACCGCGGCAGGCACATGGACATCGAGGAGGTGTTCATTGGCGCGATGCATGCCGTGACCGGCAGCCTGCCGGTGGAAGAACTCGTGGGCATGAGCCGCGAGGCGATCCGCGGGCCAGGCGTGTGCTCGGGCCTGGGCACGGCCAACTCGATGCACATCGTCTGCGAGGCGCTCGGCATGGCCTTGCCCGGCAGCTCGCCGGTGGCCGCGCTGAGCCCGAAGATGATGGACGACGTGCGCGCCGCGGGAACGCGCATCGTGCAGATGGTGCTGGACGACCTGAAGCCGCGCGACATCCTCTCGCCCGGCGCCTTCGCCAACGCGGTGCGCGCGGTATTGGCCGTCGGCGGCTCGCTCAACACGGCCAAGCACCTGCAGGCGATATCGACCGAAGGCGAGTGCGGCGTCGATGTCTATGGCCTGTTCGAAAGCCTCGGCCCCACGACGCCGGTGCTGGCCGGCGTGCGGCCCATCGGCGAGCATTCGATCGAGGCCTTCGAAGCGGCGGGCGGTTGCCGCGCACTGATGAAGCAGCTCGCGCCCCTGCTCGACACGAGCGCGCTCACGGTCACCGGTGGAACGGTCGCCGGCAACCTGCGCCATGCCGAAGTGATGGACGCCGAGGTGATCCGCCCTATCGACCGCCCGGTCGCACCGCTGCCGGCCATCGTGCTGCTGCGGGGCAACCTCGCGCCCGAGTCGGGCCTCATCAAGACCGGCATCGCCGAGCGCAAGGTGCGCCGTTTTACCGGCCCGGCCGTGTGCTTCTGGACCTCGGACGCCGCCATCGCGGCGCTGAAGAACGGCGAGATCGTGCCCGGCCAGGTGGTCGTGATGCGCGGCGCCGGCGCCTGTGGCGGTCCGGCCATGGGGGGCGGCGCCTCACGCGTGGTCTTCGCGGTCGATGGCGCGGGGCTCGGGGACCAGGTCGCGCTGCTGACCGACGGGCATCTCTCGGGCCTGGTCTGCAAGGGGCTCGTGGTGGCCGAGGTGTCGCCCGAGGCCGCGCTCGGCGGGCCGCTCGGCCTGGTGCGCGATGGCGACGTGATCACCATCGACCTCGATGCCCGCCGCCTCGACATCGCGCTGAGCGACGCCGAACTCCAGGCGCGCCGCGCCGACTGGCAGGCACCGCCGCCGGCCTTCGACACCGGCTGGCTGCAGCAGTACCGGCGCAACGTGAGCCCGCTGTCGAAAGGCGCCGTGCTCGTGCGCACCGAACGACCCGAGCCTTCGGGCTAATACCTTTTCACCCGGCCTTCGCCGACCGGTGCGGACCTCCGTTCGCACCCGGTGGCGCAGCCCTGCGCGCGTTCCGAGTTTTTC
The sequence above is drawn from the Variovorax sp. J2L1-78 genome and encodes:
- the ilvD gene encoding dihydroxy-acid dehydratase, with the protein product MPRPLRSNFPRGSYLWSVRNAHWRALGIPEEDCEKPKIAIVNSSSELAACFSHLDRVAAEIKTAIRAAGGVPFEIRTAAPSDFITGAGARGAYMLGARDLVTNDIEVAVEGAQLDGMVCLTSCDKTVPGQLMAAARLNIPTLLVPCGYQPSGEYRGRHMDIEEVFIGAMHAVTGSLPVEELVGMSREAIRGPGVCSGLGTANSMHIVCEALGMALPGSSPVAALSPKMMDDVRAAGTRIVQMVLDDLKPRDILSPGAFANAVRAVLAVGGSLNTAKHLQAISTEGECGVDVYGLFESLGPTTPVLAGVRPIGEHSIEAFEAAGGCRALMKQLAPLLDTSALTVTGGTVAGNLRHAEVMDAEVIRPIDRPVAPLPAIVLLRGNLAPESGLIKTGIAERKVRRFTGPAVCFWTSDAAIAALKNGEIVPGQVVVMRGAGACGGPAMGGGASRVVFAVDGAGLGDQVALLTDGHLSGLVCKGLVVAEVSPEAALGGPLGLVRDGDVITIDLDARRLDIALSDAELQARRADWQAPPPAFDTGWLQQYRRNVSPLSKGAVLVRTERPEPSG